GCCCCCTAAGTATCCAGTTAAAAATTTACCAACTGCAGAAATTACGATTAAAATTATCAAAACCAAAATAGTTTTAATGTTTAATAATTTTTCATCTAATACAATATTTGCACCAAATAGAAAGAAAAATATAGCAACAGCAAGGTCTCTGATAGATAACATACTTTTTTCAACTTCTTCTGATTTTCCGGTTTCAGAAATTAACATACCTACCAAGAAAGCTCCTAAGGCTTCAGATAGACCAAGCGAGTAAGTCAGGCCTGCAAAAGTTATAAGACCGCCAAAGGCAAACAATATAAATAAATCCTCGTTTAAAATCTTGTCGATTAAAAAAGCAAGCTGATTTTTAAAAGTAATTGAGACTAGAAATACAAAAGAAAATACTGCCAGGACTTTTAAAGCTATTATTCCGATTACAATTCCTTCTATGTTTTGTCCCGATAAAAATCCTGCCAAGACAGCCAACATTATCGGAGCAATAATATCCTCAAAGACCATTAAACCAAGGATCATTTCTGTTTCTGGGTTTGCAATTCTTTTCTCATCTACAATTATCTTAGAGGTTATAGCTGATGAAGATGCGTATGCTATTGCACCCCCTAATATCGAGACCAAAAACTCAAATCCTAATATATTTAAAACAATCAACGGCACGAAAAAATTAAAAAATAAATCTATAAAACCAACAACCCATATTCTTTTTGCTACATCGATTGCCCTTGCAATATTAAATTCAAGCCCTAAATAGAAAAACAACAATACAATCCCTATTTCACTTAAATGTTCTAAGGTTTTATCTTCATGAACATATTTTCCGAAAATAATTCCAATAAGTATGAAAAGTATAATTGTTGGAAATTTTAAGAATTTTCCTATTAAACCAACGATAAATAAAACTAACGTAATTAATCCAAGACTTAATAAAAAATTTACCGATGAGTATTCCATTATCTTAGCTCACAAGCAGGGTAAAAAACTTCATAGAATTTCTCTATTTGTTGTTTATTTCCGACTAATACAATAATATCTCCTTCTCTTAAGATTTCATCCGGTGATGGATTAGTTATTGTTAAATCTCCGCGTATAATAGCAACAACCGATGCTCCGGTTTTTTTTCTTATTTCAGATTCTTTTATGCTTTTGTTTATAAGAGGAGAGTCTTTTTCCAAAGAAATCCATTCAATTATGAGATTTTTTAAGAACATTTCCTTTTCTTCTTTTGCTTCAGGTTTAAAGAATGTGCCCATCAATACAGAGCCAAGCTGATTTGCTTCTTCTTCGTTAAGCACGAAAGAGCATGCAGGTTCATCGAAATCACCTTTTTCAAAAAAGTAAATTTCCCTCTTCCCGGACAGATGAATGATTACAGACACCTTTTCCTTTCCTGTTGTAATAATAGAAAACTTTTTCCCTATACCCGGCAAGTCAACTTCCTTAAATTGCATTTTTTCTACTCCACGATTATATTTTTTATGTTAATTTAATTATACAAAATTTTTGACGAAAAGAAGTTTATAAAAATGTAAAGGAGGTTTTTTATGAGTATTGCAGTAGTATCATATGACATAAGATTTTTAGAAAACTTGATTAACTTATTAAAGATGAATAATGTTGAAGTATATGCAGATAGTTTATCACTAATTAAGGATTATCCACAAAAAGATTTTAAAGTGATTATTTATGATACTTCATCAGGAATTTTTGCAGAAGATGATTTGAAATATTTAATTGGAAAACTGGGAGAAAAAAAAATAAGATATCTTGTATTAACAGTCCCAGAAAACCCTATAAACAAAAAAAGCTTTAGTGACAATATTGAATTCATACCAAAATCAGAATCACTTACAATTCTACCAGAGATATTAAAAAACACCACAGTTCAAACAGAGAAAATTCAATCTCGGCAAGTTGAAAGTTTAACCGAAGTTTTTGCAACTGAAAAAGAAAATCAAGCCGAAAATTTTGAAAATCAAAAACTTGAAGACTTATTTAATAATGCAGATTTGTTTAATATAGAAAAAGGTTTAATTGATTTTGAACCTAATGTAATATCAATTAATGAAGAAGGAACAAAATCAGAAAACAAGAAAGAAAGTTTTGATAATTTCTTTGATATAGAATTTGAGAATAAATCTACTTCTAAAGAAAAAGTAGAAGATAAATCTTTATTTGAAATTGAATTTGAAAACATAAAATTGGAACCAACTAATATATCTTTCAACGAAGATAAAGAGGAAAACCTCTTAAATATAGATAATTTACTTTTAGAAAAAGAATTAGAAAACTTTAATATTGAAGAAATCGGTATTGAAACTAAGATAGAAGAAAATACTACAAAGTCTTCATCTGAAGAGTTAAGTGAAGAGATTAAAAAATACGTGGAAGGAGATAAAAAGAAAGAAAATAAAGAAGAAAAATTAGAAGCAACAAAAGCAGAAGAAAAAAAAGAAATTGTTACTAAGCCCTTAACAGAGTTTATTCAAGAAATAGAGAAAGAAAATAAAATTACAGAAGGAGGAGAAGAAATTATGGTAACCAACTTTAATATTACTATTTCTTCAGAAGATATAAAAAGGTTGGCCATGGAAATGGTAAAAGATATGTTAAAGAACGACAAAGCTATGAATACGATTATTGATCACCTCCAAATAGACTTTCAAGATGAAGCTAGAAGGGAGCTTGAGGACATAAAAAATCAGTTAAAAGTAACCTTAGCAAAAGAAGCAGAGTTAATGATGAAACAAGAAATTGAAAGAATGATAAAAACAGAGTTAAAAGGATACGTTGCAGAAATTACTGCAAAAATAGTAAAAGAAAAATTAGATGCAATTTTTAAAGGATAAGTTTAAATTTAACCTTCGTATTTTTAAACTTAATTTTAATATAGAATTTATGCATCAATAAGTAAATAAGTGTTAAATATATCGAGCAGGAAATTGAAAAAATGTTAGAGGTAAGATGTTAATAATTTTTTCACCCATCATCCGTCACTTTGTCTGTTGTCCTTAGAACTTTATTAAGTCTGAAGGATATTCTTTTTAAATATCTAAGAAGTTCTTAACACCTTGGGTGAGAAATTAGTAGTTTTTATAGAATTTAAAAAAGAGATCCTTCGGCCGGCCCTCAGGATGACAGAGAAAGGTTGATTGATAAACATTAGAGAAAAAGATAATTTTGTATATCATTCTGAGCGAAGTGAAGAATTTTCTACTTTTACTGAATTTCTTGCTAAAAAAATTCTTAATTTCTCATCTAAAGTTCTATCAATTCTTGCTTTTAAGAAATTTAAAATACACTATAGTCAAAACAAAAAGTAAACTACTTGAAAAAAGTATAAAAGTATGTACCAAAAAAGACAGTAAAAACGCTGTGTTTTTATCTATGTTAAACAAAAATATCAAACTTCCTGCATATCCACTTTCATAGGTACCTATACCCGCCATTCCATGAATTGGCAGGATGGTTGTCAAATCTGCAGTTGCTGATGCTAAAATTGTTTGGAAAAATGATATATCTATTTGAGTTGGTATAACAAAATAAAACGCTGTAAACTTCAAAATAAAAGTTAAAACAGACAAAAGATAAATACATGCAAGATTAGAAAATCTAAGTTTGTCTTTATTGTAACTTTTAACTTTCTCATGTTTTATAAATTTTAAAATAAATATAAAAATATAAAAGCTAAAAGGAATTACCAAAAATAATATTAAAGCTAAAGACAGAAATCCTTTAAAAGTTAAATAACTAAGTGCAAAAACCGCCATCAAACCAAGACCATCGAATATACGAGTAATGAGAAAGCTCATTGTTGAATCTACTATATGAACTCCTTCCTTTTTAAGAAGATAAAAAAAAGAAACTTCACCTGTTCTAAAAGGCAAGATGATATTAAAAAATGTATTGTAAACTGTAAGTTTAAAAAGCTTGCTAAATTCTTTTAGGTCTAATGTAAAACTCCATCTGTAAGTTCTTACTAAATAGCTTAAAAAGTAAAAAAAGAAAGCTATAAAAAACTGATAAACCGATATCTGTTTAAAAAGATTCAAGAAGTTTTCAAAACCAATATATTTTTCAAATAGAATTATAAAAGCTGTTGTAATAACTAATGAAAATATTAAATGAAAAAGCTTCTTTGTGTTCATTTATTGATGTTGAATTACTTCTTTTATTACATAAGGTTTTTTACCCTGAGACTCGTAGTAAGTTCTTATTATCAATTCAGCTATTAAACCTGTTGAAATAAGCTGAATACCTGTCAAGAAGAAAAGGACGCCAAATATTAGAAGTGGTCTATGACCAATTGGGAGTCCAAAACATATTTTTACACATGCCAGATATAAAAGAATCAAAATGCCCAAGACAGAAAATAGCATTCCAAAACCACCAAAAACCCTAAGTGGTTTGTTTCTGTAATCAAGTAAAAACTTTACCCATATTAAGTCTAAAATTACTTTGAAAGTTCTAGATATTCCATATTTTGATTTTCCGTATATTCTTGGATGGTGTTTAACAGGAATCTCAGCAATTTTTGCTCCTACTAATTTTGCTAAAGCTGGCAAAAATCTATGCATTTCTCCATAAGAGTCTAAACTTTTTGCAACCTCGCTTTTATAAGCTTTCAGTGAACATCCATAATCGTGTAAATAGACTTTTGTTACTTTAGATATCAACCAGTTAGCTATTTTAGATGGTAAAGTTCTGGTTAAAAATGCATCTTTTCTGTCTTTTCTCCAACCGCTAACTACATCGTAACCTTCATTGATTTTTTCTAATAATCTTGGAATGTCTTCTGGGTCGTTTTGCAAATCCCCATCCATGGTTATAATTATTTCACCTCTTGCTATGTCAAAGCCTGCAGCCATAGCAGCAGTCTGACCAAAATTTCTCCTAAAATTAACTCCAACCATATGATAATCTTTTTCAGCTAAATTTTTGATAATTTCCCAAGATTTATCAATACTGCCATCATTTACAAAGATGATTTCATAATCTTTGTCATGCCAATGCCTTTTTAACTCTTCCATTACTGTTTTTATTTTTTCATATAAAATCGGCAAATTTTCTTCTTCGTTATAAATTGGAACTACTATCGAAACATAAATCTTATCTTTTCTCATTTCTCGTCCTTATTTGATGTATTTTAGTATAGGGTTTTCATTACTGTTTTTATCTTCAATAACGCTTGAAGGCTTTTAATTTCTTCATTTAAATTGATTTTAGATTTTGGTTTATCTAAAATTTCTAATAAATATTTTCTAATTTCTTCTTTTAATATTGTATTATTTTCAGCAGACCTTAGAGCTTTTTCAAGATAATATTTAGCAAGCTCATCATCTCCAAGTTCATGATAAACCTTTCCAAGCCTAAAATAGACTAAAGGATCATTTATAACATAATTTAGTGCTTTTGAGTAATATTCTCTGGCTTTTTTTAACATTTCTTTACTATGGACTACATTGTATTTATCTAAATAATAATCTCCCAAGGCAATATACGCGTTTACAAAATTTTTGTTAAACATTAAAGCTTTTTCTAAGTTATACAAAAATAAATCTTCTTTACCTAACTGAAGGTAAACTATGCCAAGGTTATAATAAGCCTTATCTTTTCCTGAATATGTAGGATTGTTTATAGCTTTTTCGAAGTATTTTATTGCTTCATCAAACTTTTTCTGACTGGCAAGCAGAATTCCATAATTTGTCAATAGTTCTGGATAATCGGGATATTTATCTATTCCAAGCCTGAAAATGTCTCCAGCCTTAGCAAACTCTCCAGCAAATTGATACGCAAGTGCAAGGGCATTGTAGACCTCTGGTTTATCATAAGATTTTAAGGCTTCTTCTAAATATTTAATTGCCATTGCATTATTTCCGCTGTTTAAGTAAGATATACCCATTTCGTATAAGTATTTTCCATCCCCAATTCTTAAATCAGATTCATATGATTGAGGGTTAGCACAAGAACTTATTAAAATAGCTAAAGTTAAAGCAAAAAAATTCTTTTTCATGATTTTTATATTTTATCATAGGTTGGATTAAATCGGCTATAAGACTGTTTTAAAAACAAACATGTCGCTTTGAGCAAAGTAAAAAATCTCATTTTTATTCAATCTTTAAAAGAGAAGATTCTTTGTTCTATAGTTTAAGGATGACAAGAAAAGATAAACTTACAAAAATTTTAGAAAACTCTTATAAAGGTGGTAAACTCTTTGCCGGCTTATAAAGTAAATAAGTCAACCATTAAAGTGTTTCAATCAACGTTTTCTTAGCATTATACAAGTATTCTAATTCTTTACTTTTATCGTTTAATTTATTTATAATTAAATCCATTTTTTCTCTCAAAAGATTTGATAATATATCTACCTTCTCTTGCAACAGTGATATTTTTTTTCCATGTTTTGCAATAGATGCTCTATCTTGGCTTAAAAAATCGTTGATGTCTTTAATTAAACTTTCCAAATATTCATAAACATTTGGATCAAAATCGTTTAAATTAAGAAGAATAATTAACCTTTCAGATTCAGTCAATAAATCGTCTAAACTTTTGATGATAGCTCCTCCCAACCTTCTCTAACTGTATTTAAAACATTAATAACTTCATTTAAAATCTCTTCATCATTTTTTAAGTTTCCGAGCATGATTTGCTTTTCGCAAAAGCTATAAATCTCATACAAATTCTGAGCTATCTCTCCACCTTTTTCAAAATCAAGACCTGTTTTTAAAGTTAAAAGAATATCTAATGCTTTATTTATGTGATTAATTTTTGATTTTAAATCGTTATTTTTTATGCTTTCTATTGCAGCTTTCAGTTCTAATATAATCCTTTCATATCCCATGGAAATAAGCTTTGGAAGATTCGCTGTTTCTAAGCCTGTTTTTAAATAGCTTTCATATGGATTCACTTATTAATCTCCTTATTATTTAGAGATTTGAAAGCCAAACGTTGCCTGAATTCTTGCACTAATATCGTTCATTTGAGCCTGTAGCATTTGCATCTTTATGAATTGATTTTTTAGAGTTTCGATTTCCATTTGAACTCTTTCTTTCTGCAAATCTATCAAGTTTTGAATATTTTGAATTTGACTATCATAAGATTTGTTGTATTGGTCTAATATACCATTAAACTGAGTATACGGATTTAAATAGGTTGTTAAATTATTTTTGACATTATTTAAAGTATTTTGAAGGTCTAATGAGTTGTTAGTCAAAGCATCATTTAACTTTGATGTATTTAAAGAAATATGTCCGGTTGTTCTGTCGAAGTTTATAATATCTGCAGTAAAAAGAGGTTGTAATTGGTTAAATATTCCGTTAACAATTTGATTTAAACCATACTCGCCGCTTAATTTTCCACCTTTACCTGTTTCTTTGGCAGCAGTATCTACAAGTTGGTTGTAATAATTAACAATTGCCTGGAGAGCATCGGTTATTGGTTTGTTATCTTTTTGAATTTGCAAAACAGTAGAACCGGTTTGAAATGCTGTGAAAGATAAACCGGGTATGTTTGCAAATGTATTAGTGTCGCTTTGCACCTGTAATCCATTTGCTGTTGCTACTGCATTTTGAGCATCTTGAATGTTTGTTAAATCTAATGTAGATACAGCATTTCCTGTATCAGATATCGTAAATGAGTTATCAGCTCCTGTTTTAGTCCCAGATATTACTAACTTATACTGTGGATTGCTTGATGTACCAACGTTTATAACAGAGGCTCTAAAGTTACCATTGTAAACGCTTGCAGTTCTATTGATCTCATCTGCCAAGTTTTGTAATGAGTAAGTTGAATCATAAACAATATTATAGTCATTACCATTCATTGAAATTGTCAAAGTACCTGAATTTAAACCTAAGGATGCGTTTTTGTCAGAAAAAGATTTGTTAGAAGCATAAACTTGATTTGTAGCTAATTGAGATACGTTTATATTATAAGCTCCTTCAGATACTTGAGTAGGGTCTGTTATAGAAGCAGTCAGTATATTAGGATTGGATACGTTTACGGATTTTGCATTTACTGTAGCTGGGTCAGAAATATTGCTGATAGAACTTTGTAAATTTTTAAGAATGTTTTGAATGTTTGAAATAACAGTTTTTTTATCAGAAATCTGTTGCTGTTGCTGCTTTAGCATAAGGATTTGCTGACTTTTTATTGCTTGAATTTGTTGCAGGATAGAATTCATATCAAAACCATTAACTAAACCTGTAACATTAAGTTCTCCAGCCATGATTATTACCTCCTTCTACGTAAACACTCAACGTTAAACGTTTCACGTTTATACTTTTTCATTTACCAAAGCACCAAGCATCTTGTTAATGTTTTTAATTATATTTATTACATAATCAGGTGGGATTTGCCTGATCACTTCGTTGTTAGTGATGTCTATTATTTTTACAACTGGCTCTTTTATTTCTTCGTTAAGCTCTATCTTAAGAGATTTATTTAAGTAGCTAATCTTATTTTGCAGTTCTTGTAAAATTTTCTTCAATTCTTCTACATTTTTAAGAGAATCTTTTAGCTGATTTTCAAGTTGATTTTGGTTTGGATTTTCGGGCTTTTGTATATTGATAGCAGTTGAAGTTTGAGAATTATCGATATTTTCAGGTCTCTTTTCCTGATTTATAGGCTGAACGTTCTGATTTATGTCATTCAAGAAAAGATTAATGTTATTGATATTCATGTCTGGTCACCTCCTTATAAACCAGCTCCAAGCCCCAAAATATATGTATTTTTTATACCTATATCTTGGAACCTGGAACTTTTAAAAAAATAAAAACCTGGGGTTTTGCCCCAGGTCTAATATTATAAATTATTATCTTAATAATTGTAATACTAATTGATTTTTAGCGTTAGCTTGAGCGAGCATTGCAGTGCCAGACTGCATTAAGATTTGAAGTCTTGTAAAGTTAGCCATTTCATTAGCCATATCTACGTTTCTGATTCTGCTTTCAGCCTCTGATGTGTTAACCCTTGCTGTTTCGTTGTTAGATATGATTTTTTCAAGCTCTATTTGGTATGAACCAAATTTAGCTGCCATATCATCTACTGCTTTAATTAAGGCATCTACAGTAGATACTGTTGCGTTAGCTAAAGTTTGAGAGGTTACGTCGATTGTATAGAGAGTTGTACCAATTGTAACTGAAGATGCAACAGTTGGCAATGTACCAGCACTTGCTCCAGCAGCAGCCGTTGTTATTACCAATTCTTGGTCTTTTCTTCCACCATAATGAATTGTGAAAGTTGTTGTAGTACCTGATGAGAATAAGTTTAATCCATTAAATTCAGTATCTTTGAATATTTTGGCTATAGCATCTACTAAGTTGTTAATATCCTGTTGGATTTGTCCTCTTGAAGTATTATCAGACGTGTTAGATGCTTGAACAACTTTCTTTTTAATA
The sequence above is drawn from the Sulfurihydrogenibium sp. genome and encodes:
- a CDS encoding cation:proton antiporter — translated: MEYSSVNFLLSLGLITLVLFIVGLIGKFLKFPTIILFILIGIIFGKYVHEDKTLEHLSEIGIVLLFFYLGLEFNIARAIDVAKRIWVVGFIDLFFNFFVPLIVLNILGFEFLVSILGGAIAYASSSAITSKIIVDEKRIANPETEMILGLMVFEDIIAPIMLAVLAGFLSGQNIEGIVIGIIALKVLAVFSFVFLVSITFKNQLAFLIDKILNEDLFILFAFGGLITFAGLTYSLGLSEALGAFLVGMLISETGKSEEVEKSMLSIRDLAVAIFFFLFGANIVLDEKLLNIKTILVLIILIVISAVGKFLTGYLGGKIYGLSKRASITAGFSIINRGEFSIVISKLSPTAYLSFFGVYIFFIALIGIFFAQYAPKLSKLIVKPKQHK
- a CDS encoding cation:proton antiporter regulatory subunit is translated as MQFKEVDLPGIGKKFSIITTGKEKVSVIIHLSGKREIYFFEKGDFDEPACSFVLNEEEANQLGSVLMGTFFKPEAKEEKEMFLKNLIIEWISLEKDSPLINKSIKESEIRKKTGASVVAIIRGDLTITNPSPDEILREGDIIVLVGNKQQIEKFYEVFYPACELR
- a CDS encoding lysylphosphatidylglycerol synthase transmembrane domain-containing protein, with translation MNTKKLFHLIFSLVITTAFIILFEKYIGFENFLNLFKQISVYQFFIAFFFYFLSYLVRTYRWSFTLDLKEFSKLFKLTVYNTFFNIILPFRTGEVSFFYLLKKEGVHIVDSTMSFLITRIFDGLGLMAVFALSYLTFKGFLSLALILFLVIPFSFYIFIFILKFIKHEKVKSYNKDKLRFSNLACIYLLSVLTFILKFTAFYFVIPTQIDISFFQTILASATADLTTILPIHGMAGIGTYESGYAGSLIFLFNIDKNTAFLLSFLVHTFILFSSSLLFVLTIVYFKFLKSKN
- a CDS encoding glycosyltransferase family 2 protein, translated to MRKDKIYVSIVVPIYNEEENLPILYEKIKTVMEELKRHWHDKDYEIIFVNDGSIDKSWEIIKNLAEKDYHMVGVNFRRNFGQTAAMAAGFDIARGEIIITMDGDLQNDPEDIPRLLEKINEGYDVVSGWRKDRKDAFLTRTLPSKIANWLISKVTKVYLHDYGCSLKAYKSEVAKSLDSYGEMHRFLPALAKLVGAKIAEIPVKHHPRIYGKSKYGISRTFKVILDLIWVKFLLDYRNKPLRVFGGFGMLFSVLGILILLYLACVKICFGLPIGHRPLLIFGVLFFLTGIQLISTGLIAELIIRTYYESQGKKPYVIKEVIQHQ
- a CDS encoding tetratricopeptide repeat protein translates to MKKNFFALTLAILISSCANPQSYESDLRIGDGKYLYEMGISYLNSGNNAMAIKYLEEALKSYDKPEVYNALALAYQFAGEFAKAGDIFRLGIDKYPDYPELLTNYGILLASQKKFDEAIKYFEKAINNPTYSGKDKAYYNLGIVYLQLGKEDLFLYNLEKALMFNKNFVNAYIALGDYYLDKYNVVHSKEMLKKAREYYSKALNYVINDPLVYFRLGKVYHELGDDELAKYYLEKALRSAENNTILKEEIRKYLLEILDKPKSKINLNEEIKSLQALLKIKTVMKTLY
- a CDS encoding chromosome segregation protein SMC, coding for MGGAIIKSLDDLLTESERLIILLNLNDFDPNVYEYLESLIKDINDFLSQDRASIAKHGKKISLLQEKVDILSNLLREKMDLIINKLNDKSKELEYLYNAKKTLIETL
- the fliS gene encoding flagellar export chaperone FliS, yielding MNPYESYLKTGLETANLPKLISMGYERIILELKAAIESIKNNDLKSKINHINKALDILLTLKTGLDFEKGGEIAQNLYEIYSFCEKQIMLGNLKNDEEILNEVINVLNTVREGWEELSSKV
- the fliD gene encoding flagellar filament capping protein FliD — protein: MAGELNVTGLVNGFDMNSILQQIQAIKSQQILMLKQQQQQISDKKTVISNIQNILKNLQSSISNISDPATVNAKSVNVSNPNILTASITDPTQVSEGAYNINVSQLATNQVYASNKSFSDKNASLGLNSGTLTISMNGNDYNIVYDSTYSLQNLADEINRTASVYNGNFRASVINVGTSSNPQYKLVISGTKTGADNSFTISDTGNAVSTLDLTNIQDAQNAVATANGLQVQSDTNTFANIPGLSFTAFQTGSTVLQIQKDNKPITDALQAIVNYYNQLVDTAAKETGKGGKLSGEYGLNQIVNGIFNQLQPLFTADIINFDRTTGHISLNTSKLNDALTNNSLDLQNTLNNVKNNLTTYLNPYTQFNGILDQYNKSYDSQIQNIQNLIDLQKERVQMEIETLKNQFIKMQMLQAQMNDISARIQATFGFQISK
- a CDS encoding flagellar protein FlaG — its product is MNINNINLFLNDINQNVQPINQEKRPENIDNSQTSTAINIQKPENPNQNQLENQLKDSLKNVEELKKILQELQNKISYLNKSLKIELNEEIKEPVVKIIDITNNEVIRQIPPDYVINIIKNINKMLGALVNEKV
- a CDS encoding flagellin, with the protein product MALRINYNYSSDFTLVNLNQTELQLNKSLERLSTGFRINRAADDAAGYFIANQLKEYAASLEQGTRNANDGISIAQIAQGALKEVYNILVDIKKKVVQASNTSDNTSRGQIQQDINNLVDAIAKIFKDTEFNGLNLFSSGTTTTFTIHYGGRKDQELVITTAAAGASAGTLPTVASSVTIGTTLYTIDVTSQTLANATVSTVDALIKAVDDMAAKFGSYQIELEKIISNNETARVNTSEAESRIRNVDMANEMANFTRLQILMQSGTAMLAQANAKNQLVLQLLR